A segment of the Bacteroidales bacterium genome:
TTTAACGATCAATAAATATTACTGAGCCATACTTTCGTTCAATAAATTTGTTGTATTTAGTTCTTGTACATTATTCTGCTCATTTTGAGGGCATTCAATGCATGGACAATCTTTAACCTTTTTTTCACGCGTATCGGATGGTTCCCATCCTAAGGTTAAATATAAAGCAAAAAATCCAACTACATAACCCACTGCAACAAACCATCCATTTTTAACCCAACTAACAACCGATTTAGCTTCTTTGTACATATTTGAAATAGCAACTCCAGCAGAAGAGCCAAACCATATCATAGAGCCACCAAAACCTACAGTATATGCAAGCATCCCCCAATCGTAGCAACCTTGGTCTAATGCAAGCTTAGTTAAAGGAATATTATCAAATACAGCTGAAATAAAACCTAATGAAAGTGCTGTTTGCCATGAAGGATCAGGTAAATCGTTAACTGGCATCATAGAAGCACAAGTTACCAAAGATAATAAAAAGATAGAGCCAGCTACGGCTTCTTTAGCTACCGACCAGTGCGTTTTTCTGAAAGTAGCCCCAATTAATATTGCTATCCAAACACCTAAAGCAGGAAAATCGAATAAAATATTGGTTGCAATAGTACCCGCTAAAATTAAACCAACTATAGCCAAACGTCCATAATCGATTTTTAAACCATCTTGTGAATCTTTTTGTATACGTTGATATTTATCTTGTTTAACTGAAGCAAAAACAGAAAAAAACAAAAAAGCAACAATAGCTGCGACATAAGCATGTAAAACATTTAATGCAGAAACTCCATCAATCCACATCATCGTTGTGGTAGTATCACCAACAACCGAACCTGCTCCTCCTGCATTACTAGCGGCAACGATGGCAGCTAAATAACCAATATGTACTTTTTTATTAAAAACAACATAGGCAATGGTTCCACCGATCATAGCCGCAGCAATATTATCAAGAAAAGAAGCTAATACAAGAACCATCAATAAAAGTACAAATGGACCTTTCCAATCATCTGGCAAAAATTTGGGTAACCAATTAGGAATTTTTGATTCTTCGAAATGATTCGCTAAAAGGGCAAAACCAACCAATAAGCCAAATAAATTTAATAAAATTGGCCATTCGCCTTCGCGAGCATGTTTATCAACCATTTGAGTAAAAATATTGGTTTCGCCAAAAAAATGATGTAATGGATTAAAAGTGGGATCTGCAAAAAGTTTGTAAGTAAAAATAACCACTAACCCCGTAACAGCCACTTTTAAAGTGTGATGATGAAATAAAGCGACACCAATTAATGTTAAACCAAAAAGAATGAATTCTAAACGGATCCCAGCAATAGCAGGACATTCGTTGCAAACACCTCCCTCAGAGGCAAATGTAGCCAATGGACCCAAAAACACCATGGCTAATAATAAAAGTTTTTTCTTCATACCAATTATTTTAAGTTAATAATAAATCTTTTGGTGGCACAAAAGTAGCTGTTTTTTTATTCGATTTATATTTTATAGAAAAAAAAAATATTCATTTTTCTACATATTTTCATATTATATTGATTTACAGACTAATATCCTTTCTTTTTATAATAATTCTGATGATAATCTTCAGCTATATAAAATTTATCAACCGGTAATATTTCTGTTTCTATTTGCAAATTTTTATAATATCGAATTTTGTTTGGAGTTTCGAATTTTACTTTTTCGGCTACCATTCGTTGTTCTTCGTTAAAATAAAATA
Coding sequences within it:
- a CDS encoding citrate transporter: MKKKLLLLAMVFLGPLATFASEGGVCNECPAIAGIRLEFILFGLTLIGVALFHHHTLKVAVTGLVVIFTYKLFADPTFNPLHHFFGETNIFTQMVDKHAREGEWPILLNLFGLLVGFALLANHFEESKIPNWLPKFLPDDWKGPFVLLLMVLVLASFLDNIAAAMIGGTIAYVVFNKKVHIGYLAAIVAASNAGGAGSVVGDTTTTMMWIDGVSALNVLHAYVAAIVAFLFFSVFASVKQDKYQRIQKDSQDGLKIDYGRLAIVGLILAGTIATNILFDFPALGVWIAILIGATFRKTHWSVAKEAVAGSIFLLSLVTCASMMPVNDLPDPSWQTALSLGFISAVFDNIPLTKLALDQGCYDWGMLAYTVGFGGSMIWFGSSAGVAISNMYKEAKSVVSWVKNGWFVAVGYVVGFFALYLTLGWEPSDTREKKVKDCPCIECPQNEQNNVQELNTTNLLNESMAQ